In Sphaeramia orbicularis chromosome 5, fSphaOr1.1, whole genome shotgun sequence, the genomic stretch tttttggtCTAGAATCTTTGATTGCATTCTGATTGGGATTTGATTTGTCAGGTGATTTTCTCTGGTGTAGTGCAAGTATTATGGTAGAGCCTGAGTGATATTAGTTTGTTGTAATTTATTAACTGGTGGTTGTTTTAAGCTTAAACATATAACAGACATGTTTAATAACTATCACAGGATTATGTACAAGGTATAGAACATAGTGAGGGGGATGGAGGAAGTGAAGATGTTGCAACATAATGACTTTCCCTGgtggaaaaataatattatgtaATGATGGCTTTTAAAAAATTGCATCATACATGTTTTTGGCATTgctattttttctttatatgtcCATATAGCTTTTTTACAATTTACTTTTGCCTTGGACTGCCAATTCTAAGGAAATATAATAGAATTGTACAGATCCATATATGTCAGTCAGGCCTTAAGGCCACTTTCTTGTCACTGAACTGTAAACATCTCTGGTACTAATCTTAAATCAATAATTCATCCAACAGCAATACAATGAGTCATAAATCACGCACAGAATCTACCTTCTTTCAGTGATCTCTGAGGAAGACCTCTGCGTTTGGTTTGTTCTTTCCTTTTAGAGCATTCATCAATAACAAACTAATAAATAAGGAAGAGTGTTTATCCCACTGGCTTTTCACTGGCTTTCTACAAATGTTTAATACCAAGGTATAACTTGAAACTTATATCATCATATCATAAATAATAGATCGGCTCAGATAACCAGGTTAAGTCTAAGGATTGGCTTTGTGTAGTTAAGAAAGCCTGTGTTTCCAGAGTTTTAACACCTGCCTCACTGCTGTTTTTATTGCAGCACTGCAGTTTGTCACCTGTTTTAATGTTATTAAGCCATTGACTGAACCCATAAGCCACCACTGGCAAAACATGACAAGGTCATGCTTCATATTGTTTTAAAGTGAGCAGCATGTTCAACAGCTGATCACAACAGACGGGTGGAGACAATGTCACACAGTGAAGTGAACTCGAGATGAAAGAGGCAGATGAATGTAGTGAGGGTGTGATGAAGCAATTCACGTGGGGGAAAAACGGAAAGTTGTATTCACACTCTTGGACAGTCAGGGCAGGCCAGTTTCCACTGGACCTCTTTACAAGGAGTTTCCAGGAGGCAGAGGCTTAACAGAGCTGCATGCAGACTCTCTGGGGCTGGACTCACCTTGTAAACATCTCAGCCATGCCAGCAAATGAAAGAAGGGGAGAAACCTTCCTCATCCTGTAAAATAAAGTAGGCTGTGGCTGTTGCTCAAATGACCAAGCACGTGTGTGTTAGTTTTAATAAAAAGACTGGGATGTTGTTAATAGTGAATGGCTCTTGTTATGAAGTAATGGCACAAAGGTTTTAGGTCTAAACTTTTACTTGTTGACATATATTTTGCCGATGTTATGTAATTCTGTATAAAACATGAATTTTAAATGGGCTGTGGCTTGAAGATTTCTTCAATAAACACTGCaacttattgtttttatttggagaGAAGACTCAGTCtggatgtgtgtgagtgtgtgcatctgtgttcaTGCTGTGCTCAGTAATTGTTTTGTTCTCTGGCCATTTAGGCGGGAATGTAGGTCACACACGCAGAGTGCATCCAAATGGCCGAGTTACTTTGGACAGTAAAGACAATTCATTCTGTCCTCTCGACTGCTGTGTGTTCTGTGCAGtgtgacacacactcacactggtCTTACATTTTGCAAATTTCAGACTAAAATCTGCACCTTTAGTTGTGTGGATTTATGCATTTTCTGCAGCTCAGTGGATGTTCCAACTcagcattaattaaaaaaaaacagaacacctACAATACTGCAATGATATCACAACACCACAGTCagaataatgcaaaataatataataattcgttgttttttttagataatttgacttataattacacacattattttgagtcatttttgttATTATACGGTACTTACACATATATCCTGCACATAAACTGCCCCACTTTGACAGATCAATACAACATATACgacaaaaaaagtcacactgTTTTTCCTAATGCTCTGGTAACAAAAAATTAGATTAGTACCACTTTATCAGCATGGTGTCACAGTTTTGGTCTAGTATATATATGCTCAAAAGACTGCTGAGATGGCACTGGTGCATAGTCTGTATATCTTATAATATGCACAAATTCTGGACctcctttttattctatttatcctGTATGTTGTAGGCTTGTGTTATATAgacttgtgtctgcaataaagtttattattatacaACATTATACCAAAGTAGCCAGTCAGCTTACATGTCATAAGTAAGAAATGTATTGTATTAACTAGAATAACTCGTAACATAATAACTCATTgatttcttctgttcttcttttttaGTTCACCTTCAAGGTGAGGACTATGGGTTCACTGTCATTGGCCTGGGTGGGAGATGGATCAGGGGTGAGTTTGTTTATATCCATGGAATGATGTGGATATATGACAACAGAGTGTGCAGAGATGGTCACTCAGATCTGGTCTCTGTCCTCTAGGTGCTGCTGGTTTTGACCACGTTTCAGGTCCCGTTGTTCATGATGCACTTTGGACAGTCAAACCTTTACCGGAGGTGAGAAATGTTGATCCTGATGACCTGAAATGGAGCAGTGAGTGACTAATGAAAACAGGAATCAACTAATCCATGTTTTGAAACCTTGTCTCTTTGTCAGTGACGACTATGGGAAGACATTCAAAGACGTGACTCATTTGATCAACCATACTTTTATCCATACCGAGTTTGGTATTGCAATCAGTCCTGACCACTCTGGCAAGGTTAGTATGTCAGAGAAAACAAACAGGCatgtgataaataaaataaatcccttCTGTCTTGAAGTGACATTTTTATGTGGCTTTATGTAAATATAAAGGACCACAGTGTGTATTAATACTAACAGTCACTAAGGTTTAAATGTGGTGATGTAGTTTGTGAGAAACTTGCCCTTACTCCTCTCTCTTTCTGGTTTTAGGTGATTCTGACTGGTGATGTGTCAGAAATGGGGGGATTTAAACTATTTCGCTCTGAGGACTTTGGCCTGACCTTTGTTGCAACAGATCTGCCATTTGAGCCCCTCATTCAGATGCTGTACAACCCTGGAGACTGCAACGTACTCATGACACTCAGTATCACGGTACAAGCTCTAAACTCTACTATTACTCATGTactttatataatagttttgcaTTTTAATGAACTGAGCTGTCTACTTCACATAACCTGAATTGGATGCTGGACTTTAATCTCTGTCTAACAGATTCAGAATGAGTACTGAATATTCAGAAGTCAGTGAAAACTTGATCCTTACAGAGCTTTTTCCTCCTTTTATCATTCTTCCCTCCAGTTGGACCTGTGGTTGTCTGAGGACTTTGGCGCCACCTGGAGGAAGTTATATGACAGTGTTTGTTTGGTCAGATGGTGAGAATTTCCCTCCACAtcaaacattaaattaaaaaaaaaaaaaaatctataaatatacgCAAAGAATGTTGGCAGACAACTTAATGAAGCACCAAGACTagtttaatatattgtagcagaCAATGAATGTTTTGGAATCATTTATGTGTCAGTCATCTGTGTGTGATTTATTTGGGGGTGAAATCTCTGCCAAATAAGGACATGACTATTGACAGGGTGTGAAGCAGCTTAGTGCATGTTTGTTTCCACACTGCCTACACGTGCATCTTTGGTGCAACAGGAGTGTGCGTGtcctttgtgttttgttgttattcCAGCTGTCTTTCTCACCACAGTTTGGATCACTTGGCTGACTCTGGTTTCATTGAGTTCACATGGGGTTGTGGTGTCAGCCTGTGGTTGTTAGCACTGCATTGTGGGAACATTGTGATAGCTCTGTGTGACCACAGCTGTCATTTAGGCCCCGGCCTAAATTGACTGCAGAGCAAAGGAGCTGAGGCTGCTGTCACAGTGAATCATGAGTCAGCAGCAGCATTCTTATTCAACCCACAGTCCTTGAACCAGCAGATTCTTAGCAGAGTGAAAACCTTCGTCCCCTTTGGCAGCTAACGGACCCAGAGGGCTCGGAGCGCTGATGTGTGCCATGCTCACACAACATTTAAAAGAAACCACAACCATAATCTGTGATTTCTACAAATTCCAAAAGTGGATTTACATTTAAATTGACAACTTTCAGATGTCTCAAAGCGTGAGCACAGTGAGATCTTTCCTTTCTCTGAACATCCTTCCCTTTTatcttttctctctctcacaTACAGGGGTCCGAAGAACAGCATCTACTTTACAACAAACCACAATGGATCATGCAGTGAGTGAATACAATAATGTCACGTGTATTTATACACAAAGCACTAAAACACATGCAGTGAACCCACCTCTCTTCTGTCAGATGATAAAGGAATGTTGGAGCTGAGGAAGACAGCAGACTATGGTAGAAGTTTCCAGACCATCGCAACAAGAGTTTACTCTTTTGTACTGGGAGGGCGCTTTGTCTTTGCTTCCATCATGACTGGCACGGTaggcgtgtatgtgtgtgcatgtgtgtataagCATTGTTTACCTGTTTGCATCTGAGAATTTTTGTTCCAtacagtttttgttttcatgctcgGGTTAGAGGTCAATACCAGACGCATTCATAGTTTCGATAAGGACGATAGCCAGTAGTTGATCTGACATGCAGAACTGTAGTAAAATGAAACTTGTTAGATTTTATAATTTTTAAGCTGACTAAATGATCTAAATGGAGAAAGTAACACTGAGCAACATTTCTATTCATTCAGTGGGAGTTTTCACTGTTAACTTGAGGGAAGTATTGTATATTACTCTCataatatatacttttttttcattgtagttttaaAAGGCTGTGACTGAAGACGTGTAACCAATCAAATGGTACCTATAAACTATCAAATACTGGAATCTGATCCTTATCCAGGCAAATCACTGGTCCTTTCAAACTTTTCATTTCTAGTACAAATAGTACACATTTACTCTCCATTACAGAGCTGGACAataaggtgaaaaaaattatcgttttcttttttttttaatgttaggaACAATTTACAATTTTAATAGATTTTTCTGGTATTTCTGTCTGCATGAACTGCAGACCAAACATGATTTGAAAATACTCCATCTTCACTGAAAGCATATACCATGGCATATGCACTAAGTTATGGTGTAtgctctagagcacaggtgtcaaactctggtccttgagggccggtatcctgcatgttttagatgtttccctcttccagcacaccttacggtcgttatcagacttctgcagagttggatgataggcttatcatttgaatcaggtgtgttggaagagggaaacatctaaaacatgcaggataccggccctagaggatctgagtttgacacccctgatttaggaaAACTTCAATTAATTGAATCAATTTGATATTTTTCCCAGCCCTGCTCTGTTTTCAcactaaatatattaaataagtaTTGCTTCCTTTTTCATATTCTAAAGATGCAAAGGAATTGAAGGACAGCTCGAGAAAATTATATAGATGAATGGAATTGTATCTGTagaaagtgtttttttctttttgtcatttcataCTAATCCTCACTCTTGCTCAGCATACCTGCTCCTCTCAAATATGTTAATAAAACACAcctcaaattttaaaaatgcacacatgtacacatcatttttcttcagtctttACCCTATTCTATGGTGTAAAATAATGCATGTGCTTGTGTTAGGGTACAGAGCGTATGATCCATGTGTCTGTGGACGGAGGTGAGGTGTGGAACATGGCTCAGCTTCCTACAGTCAACCACGAGCAGTTCTACTCCATCCTTTCAGCCAATCAGGACATGATCTTCATGCACGTGGATGACCCTGGAGGTCAGAACCGGTGATGACACTGATAATGAAAACTGACTGTTTAGGAATAATGTTGAGAACAGAAAACATCCTTCTAGCAAGCAGTGTGTTTCTCCATGATAAAACAATGAAGCTGCTGGGAATCTTTCTTTAGAGCTCATTAAATGTGTCTcaccctgtgtgtgtttgtaccagACTCAGGTGTTGGAACCGTCTATGTGTCAGATGACAGAGGAACTGTGTTCTCCAAGTCTCTGGAGCGCCATCTCTACACGACCACAGGAAGTGACACGGATTTCACTGTTGTTTCTTCACTCAGGGGTGTTTACCTGACCAGCGTTCTCACAGAGGGTGGGTTACCCctgttgaatgtgtgtgtgggtcAGGTTCTCTATTGTgttatgacaattttttttatataaacaccATTAATTatatttactgttatttatttgtttttgtttttttatttacaatacttttactgtgttctTATTGTATTTTAATAGATTTTTGGCTTACTTACACATGAAATTCCTCTGGAAGTAATACAATTCTTATGTTATCTTACTTTacgtatttacataaatgtttgaATGATTATTTTGACCTATAATCACCTTAAATTATGCGTACAAATGCAGAGCAAAGTAAATTTGCAAGTATATGTAATTTCTGTTTCCAAAGACCATTAAACCCTTATAGACTGATTGATTAACATCCTGGGTTTTACTTATTAGGAAATAAATTCAAAATGACTTGCTGTATTATAAAACCCAGTATGTTATTCTTTGTAGTTAAAACAAGACAATGATTATGGTCCTGGTAAAAGTATTTGTGTTGATTTGCAGATGGTGCAGTGGAGACAGTCATCACCTTTGACCAAGGAGCAAAGTGGCAGACACTGCGTCGACCACAGAGCAGCCAGTGTGACACTGATACGTCCACTAACAGGCCAAACAGAGTGAGACCCGTGTTTAGGATTTTTTGACCTATAAAACATGATTGTCACATTTGTGAATTGCCACTCTACCAACATCTGTTTTCTTTCTGTACAGTGCAGACTTCATATCCATGCTACATACAGCACGAGCATGAAGTTGAACGTCCCGATGCTGCCTCTGTCACAGCCCAATGCTGTTGGCCTCATTCTCGCACATggtagaaaacacacacacacacacacacacacacacacacatacaaagcacTCTTGGCTCAACAGTGTTTCATTGCTTGGTGCAATCTCTTAAAACATCCCATCCTTTTCTTCCTCTAGGAAGTATTGGAGATGCAGAGTCTGCACTCTCCCCTGATATATATGTGTCTGATGATGGAGGCTACTCATGGTTTTTGGCCCTCAAGGGCCCCCATCACTATGCTATACTGGACTCTGGAGGCCTCTTAGTAGCTATGGAACACACCAACCTACCTGTCAATCAGATCAAGTGAGTAGAGGATAACAAGCTGCCATTATCTGTTTATGATGTGCTGTTTGATTGTAGTATTTGCTGTTATTTTATCTTCACTGAGTCATTTTTAACAAACACTgcacttccttccttccttcccttacCACTTCAACAGGTTTTCCACAGATGAAGGACAGTGCTGGCATACATATAATTTTACGAACGACCCCTTTCACTTCAGTGGAATGGACAGTGAGCCCGGCTCTCGCTCTATGAATGTCAGCCTGTGGGGATACAGGAACGATTACAGTAAATGGGTCGTGATCACCATAGATTTCAGGAAACTCCTCAGCAGAGACTGTGAGTATGTTCTGGAGGATGACAGGTAGTTGATGTAAGCACAGGTGCACAGGTTGTGTTTcatatgtgtgcatatatgtccATGCAGGCACGGAGGGGGACTTTGTGCAGTGGCTGTCTCACTCTGCAGACCCCAGTGGATCTAATGATGGCTGTGTCCTGGGCTATAGAGAGACTTTCTTACGTCTGAGGAAGGACTCTGTCTGCTGGAAGGGCAGGGACTATGTTGTCACCACACAGCCGTCCCCCTGTCCATGTACAGCAGATGATTATCACTGGTATGTCTTTGTCCTTAGCATGTGTTCTTTAATATTATTGTGTTAGACAAAGATTCATGTCAAGACAAGTTATAATTAGCAACTGTTTGTAATGTGCCAGTCTGACACATCCTGAAAACCAGACAGTTTATACTCATGTAACCATCACACACTGCCACAACTACCATTTTTGTACATCTGTTCTTACTGCAAGCTTTACAGGCTTTTTTCACTGGATATGATTTGTTGTGTCTTAAAATATGACTAAGGACAGCGATAGTGAGTTATTTACAAAAGTTGCATTTCCAGCATTGCTGAAAtgataaacacataaaacacgAGAGGGTTGAAATTTTGGAATTGGCTGTAGTTTTTAGGGGTTGTGTCACACAGAGACAGCTGTTCTTTAACTAAACTGATGCTGATCCTTTCTTGTCTTCATGCAAACCCCTTCTATTTTAAATGACTAGCCCAGTTCACGTTACTATGAGCTGAGTGACTGTTGAAACTTTATATTCTGACCTGTCGGGTTATGGTTCTTAGATATGAGCTGttctgtaaaataaaatacaaaagattCTCTGTGAGTTTTAATCAGGTATAGATACTGAGGtctctttattatgagtttaaaAACATTTCCCATTTGTCTTAGCTAAGAAGTAGAGTCCTGCAGCTGcacctggctttttttttttttttgcttatttatctGCAATAAAAGGCAAGACATTTTTCCACAGAGCAGATAAAGTCCTTTATTCAACAATTTTCTGAGAACGGGTGTAGTATATGGCTGGAGACTCTGGATGACGTTACGGATAAGATATTTATTAGAATACACTTGTGAGACAGCAGTACAGTGATCAACCTCTCCACCTGTCTTCCATTGTCTAGTACTTAAATACTATTACACAGAGATTCACAAAGGAAGATCAGTTCTGGGTGAAATGCTACAGGGTACAGAATACTTACTGTGCCActttaaaattccattatgaaagaTTTAGAAGGATCAAATTGCAAAAATGgaatgtaatattcataattatgtttcatTACCTTAGAGTAagctgtttatatctacacaGGGAGGAGGTTGCCTCCATAGTGCCATCAATTTCTACATCTccttttttcatttcatagtggGTGACATTCAGCATTTAGATGCATTACCATCACCCGTTGAACTGAATCAGAGTTAAAACCTTCTCAACTAGAAAGTCCAGAACTGACAAGGCAAACACTGACTGACAGGGGGCTTTCTGCATTTTTTTGTGGCCACCGACAGCCAAGGGACAGTCGGTTGTACTCACCACTAGATAACTGCTAGTTACACTTTGAACATGAGTCATGCTAGTGAGGGCAAGGTCATAACAGGCCAGTCTGATAAATTTTTGCATGTTTAGTCAGTAAGCATTGGACAAAAACAGGATACACCAGAAGACAGAAGTAATGTCGACAGTGTTAATGTGACTGTTTGCATGAGCCACGGCTAAcaacttattataatattaaacaGGTTTGATTCTGTCTGAAGGTTAAGATAAAAGACAAAAAGGACTGACTAAAGACAGCTCTGACTGAGTTTTATGACCACCTTAGACCAAATAATCTAAATGACAGGAACATCCATCAACTCCAGCAATACTCTAAAGATTTTTTCACAATGGACATTTTTCTGTGACAGTGAAATTGCCTGAAAAGTCTTCTGGTGTACACCCAGCTTTATTTAGCATTACTCAAACAGGAAATGCTAATGCTGcccagtgcaaaaaacattccttcaaaaattaaaaatgtatctgaaaaaaaaagtttccaatcaaggcagttatttaaagtaaaaaagccaaaacttagaatacattggttttgtttgttttttaatctagTACAGTtgcttaggtttttttttttattttaatattagacTTTAGATTATTTACCACTGTAAGATGAGTACTGCATTTACTTCGTGTTTTGACGTGCTGAATAAAGTATCCTTATACGTATCTGTGTACCTATAAGTATATGCCATTGCAATCATCAGAATGCCATGTTCACCTTATTCACAACTGTTGGACTTCCAGCGATTTTGGATATTACCGTCCAGAGAACAGCTCAGAGTGTGTGGAGCAGGAGGAGTTAAAGGGCCGACCTCTAGAGTTCTGCTTAAATGGGACCACTGAACAGCTGCAGACCAGTGGGTAAGGAAGCATCTTAACTATTCACTATTTATTCTTTATTCGGAGTGAAATCAAAAGCCAAGAAACTGACAGTAATGATGATTACACCTTCTGTGCATTGGTAGATTACATTTGATTCATAGGGACTGCTGCAGATGTTTAGGGAAAGAGGTGCTTTAGAGTAAATAGAGCAACACATGACCTGGAGCAAATACACAATACCAAACATCAACCTGTTTAACTTGAGACAATGGATATCCATAAAATAAGCATCAAAGAACTGAAGAAAATCTGAGAATTCCAGAGACCATCTTATAGCCTGATTAGTAGTTTTATAGTACTTTTCTGCTTCTCCATTTCAATCCTTGCCTTCATACtgtgttatttttattaaatgtGCTGTGCCGTTCATGCCTTTTTGTCTTTATCCCTTTAAGCTACCGGAAGATTCCAGGAGACCAGTGTGAGGGTGGCTTCCAGCCAGAGAGGACTGAGACTGATTTGAGGAGGATGTGCATTAGCAACGCCCTACATCCAAATTCTCTGGTCAGATGTTTCATTTCATCCTGTCCAAATTTTCATGTTTTCAAATAAAGATTTATCAGGGAGGGATGGCCTGTGTAATATGAGCGAAAGTGTGAGACAGTGAGCCTGTTtagatgaccataaaaatctgataactgtaaGTAATCAGGTAATccaatctgatgcatttacatgaacttcagaaatgtgatcatCCCAAAAACCCTGGTTTtaacgtttcagtccattatcggattccTTTCTGGGGTATGTACGTATGTAGACTAAAACTTCTGTCATTGTCTTCCGctcacttccattttctatgttttttttttttttttttttttacagatacacAGATGTAACAGAACCAGATTAGCCACTATATATACATGAAGACATTGgcgtattggggagaaatctataTGTGTTAATTTGCATAACTGCCATTATCTGATAAAAACATATCTGATTATGCtgttttacatgatcacttgagtaatgtgataactccagaaattggataagtatcagagttttagtgtgaatgtaaacaggctcagttaCAATCTCAACCTTAGTCATGTAAGAGGATTTTAAAGGGTCATCCTCATGAGATACACGTGTCAGAACTCCACATTTTCACCTTCTATTTCttgcttttcttcctctgttatTCCAACAGACTGAGACCAGTTCATCAAGCACTGCTGTCATAGTgatggttgtcatagcgatgctcCTGATGAGCGCTGTCGCAGGCGTTTGGCTGGTTAAGAAATACGTCTGCGGAGGACGGTCAGTTAAACTTTTCCCACATACCAATAAACAGCAAATAGATGTCTCTGCTTTTCTCTAATATGTAATAATTTATCTGGTCAGGTTCCTGGTGCACAGATACTCAGTCATGAGGGAACATGTTGAAGCTAATAAAATAGAAG encodes the following:
- the LOC115418995 gene encoding sortilin-like, with protein sequence MSSSLTPKLGNLCVNMISVSCVLALWVFSPSVLGAAFHGRENLSDLQKELRSDEERQSLEKSDLWRRSAGLNEQSCTSLPGVESALHNNTHTFTFKVRTMGSLSLAWVGDGSGVLLVLTTFQVPLFMMHFGQSNLYRSDDYGKTFKDVTHLINHTFIHTEFGIAISPDHSGKVILTGDVSEMGGFKLFRSEDFGLTFVATDLPFEPLIQMLYNPGDCNVLMTLSITLDLWLSEDFGATWRKLYDSVCLVRWGPKNSIYFTTNHNGSCNDKGMLELRKTADYGRSFQTIATRVYSFVLGGRFVFASIMTGTGTERMIHVSVDGGEVWNMAQLPTVNHEQFYSILSANQDMIFMHVDDPGDSGVGTVYVSDDRGTVFSKSLERHLYTTTGSDTDFTVVSSLRGVYLTSVLTEDGAVETVITFDQGAKWQTLRRPQSSQCDTDTSTNRPNRCRLHIHATYSTSMKLNVPMLPLSQPNAVGLILAHGSIGDAESALSPDIYVSDDGGYSWFLALKGPHHYAILDSGGLLVAMEHTNLPVNQIKFSTDEGQCWHTYNFTNDPFHFSGMDSEPGSRSMNVSLWGYRNDYSKWVVITIDFRKLLSRDCTEGDFVQWLSHSADPSGSNDGCVLGYRETFLRLRKDSVCWKGRDYVVTTQPSPCPCTADDYHCDFGYYRPENSSECVEQEELKGRPLEFCLNGTTEQLQTSGYRKIPGDQCEGGFQPERTETDLRRMCISNALHPNSLTETSSSSTAVIVMVVIAMLLMSAVAGVWLVKKYVCGGRFLVHRYSVMREHVEANKIEGVDDVDPNYMETGKAQYNEDSDQDLLE